The sequence tttggcgttaaggatttatttatagttaaaagttattatagaTCCTGGCACACAGAGTCATGATAGTTTAAAATCAGTATAGGTTAGGAATAGCAACATGCCAAGAGTCCTGTCTATAGATGTATAAAAAACTATGTCAAAATACCGTTGAcgatatcaaaataataataataataaatgaatttaaaaataaagtcacttaataaattatctgaaataatatctaataaaatatcattaccTTTAAGCTGAGGTAGCTGCTGAAGCTCGACGTCCTGCGAATTGCGATATCGCGAGGAGCCTTGTGATTTTTTCGACTTCTTTTTAAGGGATCGCTTGGCAAATGGATCTATCCGATCAACAAACGTCCCAGATGACATGTTGGTTGTTAGATTTGAGGCACTGCGGATGCTGGAtggattatttaaatcaccGGCGTCACGCTCGTGCCTCGAATCCGTATCTTTGGCTGAGATCGTGGCGGCTATACTTTACAATAACAAGGACCACCCTGATGAGCCGGTGGCTGCATtcctcaatttaaattatactctATTTATCATACACACCagcagtaattttattattattcaaataataataataatgtcacaGGAAAATGTCTCTGACAGGTTCCAGGTATTGTGCTAGAAGTTTTCACCAGTCGAtctgttattttttcacaagTGTCTGCTGGGAATAAAAAGTTGTTTTCAATGACTGATAAATTAGTCCACGGTGATGACGATgacgatgacgatgatgagCGAGGCGTTGTCGCCAACACACGAGTCTTCAAAAAATAGACCGTCTTaagaattcaattatttttcttgctttttattttatctcacgTGCGTTTACTGAGTGTTTTTATGTCACAAGAGAGGTTACCTCGTGACCACGCGTTCCAtctaataaaaagtataaggtactcaattaaattatcgtttaattaaatattttttttatcttgttacttgttattattaataatctatCAAATGGATGACTGCAAGTGTTGCTACCACGCACTTCCGTAAGAACACGCTCTCGTTTACTGAACAGTCTTTAccgaatattaattaatggcCACGGCGACGTAGACGCGGAAAACCGTACGTTTAATAGCGTGTTTTATTGTACCAcgcgtagaaaaaaaaaaggccaagtataatatgtataaatatatatacaggtatatatatatatatatatatatgtatgtatatatgtatttatctatatgttatgtatttatatgtacacacatatacataataCACGTACGGTACACGCACACGCCCCGTCGttcaccttttttttatttaatattattttttttttattcactcgGTGAGAATTCGATAGCCGGGACCGGCTACGCGCCCGTCCGGATGCCGGAGTCCCGGAGAGAAAGAGTAAGAATTACCAAGAGAAAATAAGAGTGAGAAAGATAAAGGACAAGTATATATCAGAataagaaagagagagagagagagaagcCCCGTTATATCACGCCTCGTACGGCCGTACGTTCTtctctactatttttttattactgaatCCTAGTTCCTATACACTGTGTACTAGGTCCTCCtaagaattttataacatatatacatacatacatacatacatatattatgtacatatgtatatatatatatatatttaatagcaataatttataaatcacgATTTTAGTTGGAGACGACTGACGACAATTTAATATTGTGTCTAGTTGTGTGTgacagataaatatattttaccaaGTATAGTTACtttatatatgtctatatatatttataaatatatatttgtggttttcttattttcttttttttttgttatcaacgACCAAGTCACTAGTCTTGCTGgatgataaaaagtaaaaaaaatccgatcAACTGATTAAAACGACAGACATGGAGGCTCTCTAGAACAGCACTCGGCCGCCATCAGCTGCTCGTTGCGGATGAGCTTGTTTCATTTTTGTACCGCAACGAGGGCGCCGAGACCTCCCGGGACGCGTTCAACCATTGTCCACCGCGTCTTCTTCTTATTTATTcttctctttatttattattattttttttcttttaaatttcagtGCTGCAACAACGTTCCTCTGCACACTCTACTgcaatatatatacgtatatatatatatatatatattgtactgtatattaattatatatgtatatactcaTCCCCAGTAGACATAGGCTAcgacacactcacacacacacacaacacGAGACGATCTGACGACAAGAGACGATGAGGTTTTGTTAAAAACACTTTGTCCAAgtgttgtaattattataattattgcaaTTATTCCAGTGCTGATATTTATGTCATTTGGCGTAATAGCCCACAATGAATgcctctttaaaaattaattaaaccaaCAAAAACTGTAACAATTCTTGCACACCCGTCGCCCTTCACTTATCAAGAAAAACCCCCGTCGAGAGGTGCCCCTTCTGTGCCTCAAAATAGTAATGTTCGCTCGGCAATCATCGTACGAACTTTCACGATCATGCGCAGTCATTACAGATGCCGCCACTCTACAACcatctttttttattgctcttgcatgtttaaatttaaataaattacttaattaattatattaattaacaatttataaaaaataacaatcaattttctagcttataatttttaaaatttgaaatttaccgCTTGTTACGCGCACGGTGCGCAGTATTCAAATATTACGCCGCGCAAGAGCACATGCGCTGCCGTTGCAGGAATTAAACATTTTCGATGCTACTGCAACggagaattttaaataattgtgttaaattagttaaattatttaacagttGATAATGTAGTTTAACAGTTtcgacatatatatttattttacctatgtaatttaattgattaattctataaatattgtttttattttgatcgcgataaaaaaaaatttccacaagTCATatgtgtaattaataaaacgtaCAATGAGAGTTGTAGTATTGatcgtaataaattattaaacttaacctaataatttataaataaataaacagacaATGAATATTCTGGAGCGATGTCCGGGTATGTACTGTGGCCGCGAACTGCTTCTTGATGGAAATTGGACCGACTGCGGTGCTTGTCCACGAGGATTCCGTACCAATTCATCATCAGCATGTGTACCCTGTGATGACATGCTCATTTTTTATGACTGGCTGTACCTGGGGTTCATGGCATTGCTTGCACTAGTGTTGCACTGGTTCTGCATTGACATGGTGGCACTGAGACGTAACATACCCCTAGAAGTAATAGTTATTCACTTGTCAGCTCTGTTTGAAATTACATGTGCGTCACTGATTACCCTACAAGTGACTAATCCTGTCGGATCATATCAAGTAAAATCATGCAGGGCCAGAAAATTATCTGACTGGTATACTTTGCTACACAACCCGACTCCAAATTATGAGATTTCGCTGCACTGTACGCAGGAAGCTGTCTATCCACTGTTAGTACTCActtcaattttcatatttatctGTTACTTAAACGTCATATTTTTCTAGGTACACaat comes from Microplitis demolitor isolate Queensland-Clemson2020A chromosome 8, iyMicDemo2.1a, whole genome shotgun sequence and encodes:
- the LOC103576697 gene encoding JNK1/MAPK8-associated membrane protein — its product is MNILERCPGMYCGRELLLDGNWTDCGACPRGFRTNSSSACVPCDDMLIFYDWLYLGFMALLALVLHWFCIDMVALRRNIPLEVIVIHLSALFEITCASLITLQVTNPVGSYQVKSCRARKLSDWYTLLHNPTPNYEISLHCTQEAVYPLYTMVFIFYSLSVTIMLLVRPLLVRRYLPKQGKYSIYAALYFFPVLTLLHAVGGGLIYYSFPYIIIILSVLSNAAHFAFKLNQTMKSLLLSSVSDVRNVIVILGHWLLHGYGIMSVATLRGVNIHPSMLLLVPLPAFFYILTARFTDPHKLHAE